DNA sequence from the Candidatus Zixiibacteriota bacterium genome:
CTTGTTATATTCGCAATCAAGGAAAAGAAACCGACCGACACCCGAATTTTCAAAGGGCTGCGCCTGAAAGATCTCGACCGCAATTTCCGCCTTTTCCTGCTTCTGAACGCCCTGTTCTCGCTCGGTTCTTTCAGCTACTCTTTCCTGCTTATCTACGCCAAACAGTATGGTTTCAAACTGACCACGGTTCCTCTCCTCTATCTGATTTTCACGGCGGTCGCTTTTCTGGTCTCACTTCCCTTTGGAAAACTATCCGACCGAATCGGAAGGAAAAAAGTGATGATCCTCGCCTTTATTTTCTGGGGCATGGTTTGTCTTAGCTTCATCCTTTTTCATGCCTCCTGGGCAATCGCCGTGACATTCGTTTTATATGGTCTGCACCGTGGCGCGCTTGATACGGTGCAGAAAACTTTCGTGGCCGAACTCTGTCCCGAGGCATATCGGGCCAGCAGTCTGGGGGGCTTTCAGATGGTCATCGGCCTCTGCGCCCTGCCGGCCTCGCTCATCGCCGGTCTTCTTTGGGATAAGCTCGGCATTCTCAGTCCCTTCTATTTCTCGCTCGGTCTGACCATCTTTTCTTCCCTTCTTCTCATATTTGTCGAAGAGAAACGCTGAGACGGAAAATTGTTGCACTTCTTCCGTTGTTGGAGAAAAATTTCCTTGACAAACTGGATATTGTTGACTACATTAAGATGTGTCCGGTATAAGTTTTCTTATGCTTTCCTCACACCGGGCGATATTTCGGAGTGGTTAAGGTTTGAATCCGTAACTTTGTTTTTTAATTGGGAGGTAAAATGAAAGTGAGGTTCGTTGTTGTTCTGGCGCTTTTGATACTGTTTTTGGCGCCAATGGGTGAGGGCAAGGATTTCGGAAAAAACACTTCAATCGGATCCAAGGCCCCGAACGATATTTTCCCCGACTATATCCGTACTGCCTGCAAGAGGGTCAGTTTCGTCGTTTTCGGTGAGCTCTGCTGGCCCACTGCCCAGAATCGCAGCCTCAACTTCTTTGATGATTGCGATACGACTATTTCCGGGCCGGGTGATAACGCCCTCATCTATCTCTATGATGCCAGCCCGTTTCTTCTTCGGATTAAAGGAACCGACACGGTCATGAGTTCCTCTTTCGTTGGCGATAGCTACGATCCGGACCATGGTTTCCTGCCCTACCTTGCGTCCTCAACTGATTCCAGTGCTGCTGATAATC
Encoded proteins:
- a CDS encoding MFS transporter, producing the protein MMHYDRSALNMKPAESKRTVGIFAVTSFLNDLGSDMIYPIWPLFVTGVLGANMTVLGLIDGLGDAIVSLSQAASGYFSDRLRKRKIFIVLGYVCGSLSRVGYAVSSAWPHLIPFRILDRAGKIRSAPRDAIIADVSTRENRGGNFGILRTMDNLGAVCGILISIALLGSIGFKNLFFLAAIPSLIAVLLVIFAIKEKKPTDTRIFKGLRLKDLDRNFRLFLLLNALFSLGSFSYSFLLIYAKQYGFKLTTVPLLYLIFTAVAFLVSLPFGKLSDRIGRKKVMILAFIFWGMVCLSFILFHASWAIAVTFVLYGLHRGALDTVQKTFVAELCPEAYRASSLGGFQMVIGLCALPASLIAGLLWDKLGILSPFYFSLGLTIFSSLLLIFVEEKR